The genomic segment AGATTCTTTGgggatttattattttaaacaccTTTGCAGAAAGATTGACTTTATTTATGGGTCTGAGTGCTCTAGGATCATGGTCAACAAGACACAATGGACAAAGCCCAGGATAAGGAGTCAGAAAATTTGCAGATGAGGGTCAATCTGGCCACTAGCTGGGTGATCCTGTCTAAACTTCTTAACTTGTGAGGCTGTACTTTATTCAGCTGTGTATTATgtcaataaaaatattatttcattctACAATACTCCAGTTAGAAAACATTGTTACAGTAGAAAATGATTTGATTTGTTTGAATAATTGTACTATAATTACATCCTGACTATCAGTCAGATAGTGTTTTGTATGGTGATTAGATTGACATTTCATACTACTTCATAGAACAATATTTTAACTACAAATACGTAATAAATTTATAAAAGGTGACTCTATTCTTACCTAACATGAATtcctgtgtgatattaatatcaaGAACAATCGTATTTCTCCTTAAAACATGTTTTTGTCTAACTGATAGACTTCGTGAACTATGTAACAAACTGGGCATCTCTTTCATATATTAGCTGTCGGAGAGCAGAAAAGCTAATCTCTTATCAGCCAATTTGTAAGTGTATTCGACTGCATGGAGATAATCATTTAATTCCATTTACAGCACAGTTACTAAAGAAAAGGACTGGATTCAAACTCTGGGCTTCATATCTTGATTTCCACTAATTCCTATGTAACTttaggtaagttacttaacctttctggtcTCAGTTTCCtgttctataaaatgggaataatgaaatACTTAATATTATTTTCTAGAAATTAAAACAGAGCTATGTATATAAAATGCTTAGTCTGTTGTttagcccattgccgttgagtcgattctgactcatagcaaccctactggacagagtagaactgccccttagggtttccaaggagggcctgctggattcgaactactaaccttttgattagcagctgtagctcctaaccactatgccaccagggtttccagtatattATTTAGtaagcattaaataaatattagctattacgATACTCTCCATTACATAATACTATAtttacacatttttcttttttgttacacTTACCAACCCTTTTGTTATTTGCATGTCTTATGTTTTTTCATCTTTACTTTTAAAGGCACTTGGAAtgtattttgattaaaaaaaaattaaaaggaaaaagaaatatattATTTGAAGCAAGTTATCTAATATTTCTaataaaagcaattaaaaaaagtaGATAGACTCATCActgcacataaatatatatgtttctggggttttaaataaacactaaatttttaaaaacaaaacttggCTGCCTGTGTCTTAAAAGCCtctaagcagccatctaagacactccgctagtctcatccctttgggagcaaggaagaatgaagaaaactaaaaatataacagaaagattagttcaaaggactaacatACTAcctctaccacagcctccaccagactgagtccagtacaactagatggtgcccagctaccaccgctgactgttctgacacggatcataatagagggtcccggacagagctggagaaaaatgtggaacaaaattctaactcacaaaaaaagaccagacttactggcctgacagagactgaagaaaccctgagagtattaCCCCTGgccactcttttagctcagtaatgaagtcacccctgaggatcacccttcaaccaaagattagagaggcccataaaacgaaatgagactaaGGGGACataacagcccaggggcaatgaAGAGAAGGCGGGAGGTAACAGGAAAGCTGacaataaggaacccaaggtcgagaagggagagtgttgacatgtcgtggggttgttaaccaacgtaaAAAAGCAAtgtatgtattgtttaatgagaaactagttagttctgtaaaccttcatctaaagtacaattaaaaaaaagaagaatgataaactgaaggaaaaaaaaattggctgctGGAATGAAAAATTTGTTTATAAAGACTTCCATGTGTGAGTTAACAAAAATGAAACCATGGAATTCATAACTTCTTTAATACAATTTTTTCATCACAGGTCTTTTTTGAACCAGCTACATTGCCTCATGGATTCCCTGGTGGATGGGAACCACACTGCAGTGACAGAGTTCATTTTATTGGGTTTAACAGATAATTCAATCCTTCGGGTCATCCTATTCATGGTCTTCCTATTCATCTACCTAGTGACCTTATTTGGCAATCTCAGCACAATTATTCTTATCAGAATCTCTTCTCAGCTCCATCatcctatgtattttttcctgagcCACTTGGCTTTTTCTGACATAGGCTATTCATCTTCTGTCACGCCCAATATGCTTATAAACTTCCTGTTGGAGAGACGTACAATTTCCAGTCTTGGATGTGCCATCCAGCTTGGTTCAGTTGTTTTCTTTGGGTCAGCTGAATGTTTCCTACTGGCCtccatggcctatgatcgctttGTAGCAATCTGCAATCCACTGCTTTATTCAACTAAAATGTCCACGCAAGTCTGTGTCCAGCTGTTCTCTGTGGCTTATGTAGGTGGTTTTCTCAATGCTTGTTGTTTCACTATTTGCTTTGATTCTTTATACTTCTGTGGACCAAATCAGGTCAATCATTTTTTCTGTGACTTTGCTCCTTTAGTTGAACTTTCCTGTTCTGATGTCAGTATCCCTGCAGTGGTCCCCTCATTTTCTGCTGGCTCCATCATTGTGGTCACAGTATTTGTCATAGCCATCTCCTACATCTACATCCTCATCACCATCCTGAAGATGCGTTCCACTCAGGGCCAccacaaggccttctccacctgcaccTCCCACCTCACTGCAGTCACTCTGTTCTATGGGACCATTACATTCATTTATGTGATGCCCAAGTCCAGCTACTCTACTGACCAGAACAAGGTGGTATCTGTGTTTTACATGgtggtgatccccatgttgaaCCCCCTCATCTACAGTCTCAAGAATAATGAGATTAAGGCTGCTCTCAAGAGACAGATTGgtaggaaaatattttcttaatgaattcttttattttctagtgTTTGATGTAATAATATAtcacaaataaaagaaaatcgaTTTCTGTGGTTAAAATACATCTACATACCAGTCGCTGGTGTAGAGCCTTGTAGTATATGTGGGGGTGAATTTTCCGGTATCAAATAGTAAATCAGGCACAACAGTGAGTTACTTTTAaggaaattaaattaaatttataattaaGAAATATAAATTGGTTCACATGAAAAAATTCTTAAACTCCTGAAAATCCTTTTAAGTTTTATTCatgtattatttttcaaaaacagCTCTATGTCATAAAGTTATTATTCCTATAGACTTTTAAGGCTGTGTTCATTATCAATAGCAGCTTGGTATTATCAATAGCTGAGATGAGCTTGGTAACCTTAGTTATGCCTTGATTGAGTAGATTCTGAGGGGAAATAGCAAAGTGGAATCAGAGAGTAAAATTGCCAGAGGCGTTCTACTTGCAGAAAGGTTATGTGCTGGGGTGGGCTTTATGGAATCATAAAATTTTGACCTGTGTCTATGGGCTCTGACTCTGGCCTTTGTTGGGAATTCTGGGCACCCCCACAGAAGAGTATGAGACCTCCTTGACTAACCTGTAACTTTCTCAATCAGGTCATAAGAGATAACTTCCTCTGTGGGAATGAGCAATGTACCTGAAATCTTTAGTTGCTCAATGGATAAAACTCTTGAAATGATTTGTTTATGTCAGACACATCCTGCTCAGGAAGCTCCAGGGGACTGGACTACTTTCCTGGAGATAGTTGATTAACCTCTATATGCTGATGACCATCacatttattttggttttcttgCCTCTCTTCAGTGTTTTAGACCAAAATATTTTTGTCAATTGACTCTCATGCACAAAGTGCTGAAAACTAATCATCTCCCTTCACCCTCAACCTGTTCCCTTCAATGTTTTGTATCCCAGTTAGAGGCTCCTTTGTGCAATTCAaggaagttttgtttttaatccttattttacagaggatgtaactgaggcacagaaatatTAACTAAAATGATTAGGCTGTAGGGCCCAATAGGGTGATTATCTTATACCCCCCACTGGGAAACCATTAGGAGATATCCCACTTACACTGGGGAACTGTCAAAGGGGCAGGAAAGGGACCTAGGTTTCCACTTCACCTGTCTTTAACAAGGTGATTTGAATCAGTGCTCTGCTTTTGCAGTGTGGTATTGGAAAGACCAACAGGAAGCTGAATATATTCACCTGGCCCTTGCTCTACACCCAACAGGGTGACTGCTGCTAAAAAAATTgatgatgattgcacaacatggtgaacataatgtcactgaattatagaTTTTAAAATGATTGAAACAGCAAATATATTGTTAtacgtattttaccacaataaaaattaaaagaaaagaagattGAATAGTATCCACAAACTCATAATATAATATCCAAAATGTCTAGGACACGATAAAAAATCACTCattgtcccaagaaccagaaaaattacaacttaaatgagaaaagacaaCGAACAGATGCCAACATCAACACCAAGATGAATcagatgttgaagttttctaaTAAGGATTTTAAAATAGCTATAAAAATGTGTCAACAATTAATCATGAATTCTTTtggaataaatgaaaaacaaaaaaaccaaaacaaaatcttAGCAAAGaaatgtcattgttagttgctgtcaagttaattctaactcacggagaccccatgtgtgcagaatagaactcctctataaggtttccaaaagtgcgacttttcggaagcagacttcCAGGCCTTTGGATACCAGCCAAAGAATCTAAAACCTGAGGAACCAAAATCTCAGATAGGAAAAAATTGTAAAAGGCAAGCTGATATTCAGCAAGCTATTTTACCTCTTGGGACATTTGCAAATTCTTAACAAGTAGTATAATGGTGAGACTATGGGTAGTGGGTTGAAGCTATGAGGCAGAGAAACAAACAGAGCTATTGACAATTTtataaaattgaagaaaaaacactGGAGTTTTGGGATGGCCAGACAATCAGGACCGAAGGGATCATGATactagagaaaagggagtggCAGAAAAATGAACCTGACACTCAGAATCTTTCTTCTCCCATGCATATGTTAGACTCTTAAACTCTGCTAAACAAGAGGATAAGATGCTAAGCAGATATACACTAAAAACAGAGCACAAATTTTAACAGGCTCACAGTACTAAGGAGACAATCAGTGATCAAAACTCACTATGAACTCActatgaattcctaaaaacaccTGAAACTCTTAGTTGGAACTTCTGGAGAGCTACACCAAAAAAGACAGGTGAATTAGAGGTATACTGAGACATACAAACACTGCAATGCAGAGTCAAGTTAGACAAGTCACTGATTGTATTAATGTGACATGTGGCATGTCCCAAATCCAGATATCTGCCTCTTTTAAAAACCTGTAACAATATCCAGAGCCTTTACACTCATTTCATATAAATTGTCTGGCATTTATTAAAATTACCAGGCTTTTTGAGCATAGTATATAGAAATCTAATATGGTCCTTATGTTCTAGATCTACTGGTGTTCTGCACAGGAAAATCCCCACCCCTTGAGTGTGGACAAGACTTGTGACTTACTTCTAGAccactggaagccctggtgatgtagtggttaagatctacatctgctaaccaaaaggttggcagttggaatccaccaggtgctccttggaaacgatatggggtagttctactctgtcctagagggttgctatgagtcggaatcgactcaatggcaatgggttaggttttttggaCTTTCCAGACAATAGAACATGGTAAAAGTGATGGGATGTCATTCTCATGATTCAGTACATTACATTAGATTCTATCTTAGCAGACTAGAGAGATTGAGAATCTCCTAATAGCTCTGAAGAAGAAAACTGACATACTATGAACAtggaaagggaaaataaaaacagagaatTAATTGCCAATAGACTTAaactaaaataaattcaaaagacAATATTTTAGGCAGACAAAAAATGATTCTACATGGAAACGTGAAAATTCAggaaagatgaacaataaaagaAAGATTAAAGGCATTAGTAGACATAAATGGATGTTGACAGCACAACACAATAAAAATACGTACTATACAGTCTAAAACACATGTTGAATTCAAGTGCATAAAAAAGCATAAAATGCAGAGAAGGTTAAtggatttataatttaaaaaattggagggcggggccaagatggctgactaggtagaagctatctcggatccctcttgcaacaaagactcggaaaaacgagtgaatccatcacatacatgacaatctacgaaatctgaccatcaaacacagatctaaagagttgacctgagtgacagaaactgagaacgaacaaccacggggaagcagcgactgttttcggtgcctggagccagcgtcccagtcaggaaaccttggtgccgctCTTTGGACTGGGCACATGGGAGCTGAGCagagcatcctgagatggcacaaacacaggacgcagccctagcccctagAATTGACcacgggggaagcccagccagtgcatgcaggcagtgcagcgacacggctgacaggaggagaagtcaccgggaggcagcaactggttttggaggcAGGAGTGCGGAgttccagctggggaaccttggcactgggctttggactgggagcggaggaactaaccacagcttccgagacagcgcaagcacgggacgcgggcgtgaccctcgggggcaatctctacccagccagcgcacacagtcgatgtgccccttgggaatctcagataaaacagtcatcccaagcaagataagtaactttgtctatattccagggtgctactctctcctatttatctgaaccctctcctccctttcccaggcggcttcattaacattggaatttcctgagctagAGAGTAAACtgtgctgcggtttttctttccttttttttttttctggtcttttcctaacccgttctgctggcctgagagaagcagctacaaaaaactcagggaccaaaaatccttccctaattggactaaaaacacagaaccagctccagacaagcatatgtgatccacagtcttgggctttcatctccacagggaacaaggtggctattataatgcaaaggcatttctgatagggatctgactgtaactgttttagcagattactggaaagacaggtttcccaggtctgatatctctgcatattcaacagagccctcactgacccacaacagggaactgagggctgaagctccacccagaccacatagtctcctgccttaggggtctaaggagggtgacacctaccaatctgtacaggtacttgcactgggggcctaaggtacagctgcagagcccacccaccaaagtgcttta from the Loxodonta africana isolate mLoxAfr1 chromosome 7, mLoxAfr1.hap2, whole genome shotgun sequence genome contains:
- the LOC100654289 gene encoding olfactory receptor 5P6; protein product: MEFITSLIQFFHHRSFLNQLHCLMDSLVDGNHTAVTEFILLGLTDNSILRVILFMVFLFIYLVTLFGNLSTIILIRISSQLHHPMYFFLSHLAFSDIGYSSSVTPNMLINFLLERRTISSLGCAIQLGSVVFFGSAECFLLASMAYDRFVAICNPLLYSTKMSTQVCVQLFSVAYVGGFLNACCFTICFDSLYFCGPNQVNHFFCDFAPLVELSCSDVSIPAVVPSFSAGSIIVVTVFVIAISYIYILITILKMRSTQGHHKAFSTCTSHLTAVTLFYGTITFIYVMPKSSYSTDQNKVVSVFYMVVIPMLNPLIYSLKNNEIKAALKRQIGRKIFS